A genomic segment from Phragmites australis chromosome 6, lpPhrAust1.1, whole genome shotgun sequence encodes:
- the LOC133922241 gene encoding uncharacterized protein LOC133922241, with protein MAGAGGFLADVNDPWLKPRLLRAVVAERLPQPGGAELAPAEVASVLGAVRTHGLLTESLPDHPPNPKLAEAWRAAMDAWVERAGALVESDSAYSCWLGTCFLGVTFQECSNERFAESFSNWFEKVLRNLQEPSSLLLVTTVSCTSMSDLFVRLAKFLNLKKEASSFAGRVVEPVLRLLNENGLVTDEAVDLLKTVIKLYPSSVNRHYNKVESAIVAKVMSTEVNVKPSEKFAGALALLPYVRVSEDSWSLMIRKILITVNNLLNDAFIGLEEDKKGHDIMLLLVPPGTDPPPTLGDQARSGGNVHVTKKFRVCTVPTISALIHCCSVMLTSYYPVQVNVPMRALIALIRRVLLVDGSLHKKLFPSTTSLHQELICFELPSLHSTFLDLLNAAIKGMRSQLLPHGASIIRLITEYFKIAKLPTLRTKVYSIVQLLLTSMGVGMSLHLLEAIVNNAVADLNDGGGNDMAIVNTNLSKVTSVSSSKSYSKKRKQEPQIQNPAVSASEKAAISPRKRKSSSMPIVSKGMTPETTGDVGTLTPLSVKIAVLETLEILLNVGGSLRADHWRSEVDLLLINFARSICDTGGGYEQKPSTVGEPSISDLQLASLKALLASFLSSPHARPPYLAKGIELFRKGKLDIGTKLAEFCLHALMALDVLTHPRALSLERAVPVGTGLNYGAPRKAVFGAGKYQISPSGHQPEAMEVEDMYDDWLASTKDDELAEAPVNDSAVGLSTAVMMLEGEKLNPITEDPKIDPPRIADAVQDVLASSKSDVRMVDAAVDEIIMPNTMDNPSSSNAVSTPFPEQKRTDHVSHLESKSPAVDASSSKVVTSDEVSAVPGVASSSHQAPGGSSTSFAELFGSESGVESESEDSMPEINDGDPDSD; from the exons atggccggcgccggcggcttcCTCGCCGACGTCAACGACCCCTGGCTGAAGCCGCGGCTGCTCCGCGCAGTGGTCGCCGAGCGGCTGCCGCAACCGGGCGGCGCCGAGCTCGCGCCGGCTGAGGTCGCCTCCGTCCTCGGGGCGGTGCGGACGCACGGCCTCCTCACCGAGAGCCTCCCGGACCACCCTCCGAACCCCAAGCTCGCCGAGGCGTGGCGTGCCGCCATGGACGCCTGGGTCGAGCGCGCCGGCGCGCTCGTGGAGAGCGACTCG GCATACAGTTGTTGGTTGGGTACTTGCTTTCTCGGTGTGACTTTCCAAGAGTGCAGCAATGAGCGCTTTGCAGAATCATTCTCCAATTGGTTTGAGAAGGTTCTGAGAAACTTGCAG GAGCCATCTAGCTTGCTACTTGTTACTACTGTCTCTTGTACTTCAATGTCTGATCTATTTGTGAG ATTGGCAAAGTTTTTGAACTTAAAGAAAGAGGCATCATCCTTTGCTGGAAGGGTTGTTGAACCGGTGCTGCGGCTCTTAAATGAGAATGGTCTAGTAACT GACGAAGCAGTTGATTTGCTGAAGACAGTTATTAAATTGTACCCATCATCTGTAAATCGACACTACAATAAA GTTGAGTCTGCCATTGTAGCAAAGGTTATGAGTACAGAAGTCAATGTAAAACCATCTGAG AAATTTGCGGGAGCCTTAGCATTGTTACCTTATGTCCGTGTATCCGAGGACAGTTGGTCACTGATGATTCGGAAGATATTGATTACGGTAAACAATCTGTTGAATGATGCTTTTATTGGGCTTGAAGAAG ATAAGAAAGGCCATGATATTATGTTGCTACTAGTTCCACCTGGAACTGATCCTCCACCAACATTGGGAGATCAAGCAAGGTCTGGAGGCAATGTACATGTCACGAAGAAATTTCGTGTCTGTACGGTCCCTACCATTTCAGCTCTTATCCATTGCTGCAGTGTGATGCTGACTAGTTATTATCCAGTTCAG GTCAATGTTCCAATGCGTGCTTTGATAGCTTTGATACGAAGAGTGCTGTTAGTTGATGGATCGTTGCATAAAAAATTGTTCCCTTCAACAACTTCCTTGCATCAAGAGCTTATTTGCTTTGAGCTTCCGTCATTGCATTCGACTTTCTTGGATTTGCTCAATGCAGCTATTAAAGGAATGAGAAG CCAACTTTTACCACATGGTGCTAGTATCATACGGCTTATAACAGAGTACTTCAAAATAGCAAAGTTGCCTACTTTGAGGACAAAAGTTTATAGCATTGTGCAGTTGTTGCTGACCTCCATGGGTGTTG GGATGTCACTGCACTTGCTTGAGGCAATAGTCAACAATGCAGTTGCTGATCTGAATGATGGTGGTGGAAATGACATGGCTATAGTCAACACAAATCTATCAAAAGTGACTAGTGTATCATCATCAAAAAGTTACTCCAAGAAGAGGAAGCAAGAACCACAAATACAAAACCCAGCTGTCTCAGCTTCAGAGAAGGCAGCAATCAGCccaaggaaaaggaaaagttcTTCCATGCCTATTGTATCAAAGGGAATGACTCCTGAAACTACAGGAGATGTTGGAACGTTAACTCCTCTGTCTGTCAAAATAGCTGTATTGGAAACATTGGAAATTCTTCTGAATGTG GGGGGTTCATTGCGGGCGGATCACTGGAGGTCAGAAGTGGACTTGCTCCTAATTAACTTCGCTAGAAGTATTTGTGACACAGGAGGGGGTTATGAGCAAAAACCATCCACCGTTGGGGAGCCAAGCATATCAGACCTCCAACTTGCTTCATTGAAGGCACTGTTGgcatcttttctttcttctcctcatGCCCGCCCTCCTTATTTAGCCAAAGGAATCGAGCTCTTCAGAAAAG GGAAGCTAGATATAGGCACCAAGCTTGCAGAGTTTTGTTTGCATGCTTTGATGGCTTTGGATGTCCTTACGCACCCTCGAGCCCTGTCTCTAGAAAGAGCAGTTCCTGTAGGCACTGGGCTCAATTACGGTGCACCAAGAAAGGCAGTTTTTGGTGCTGGAAAATACCAGATTTCACCATCCGGACATCAGCCTGAAGCTATGGAGGTTGAAGACATGTATGATGATTGGTTGGCATCCACCAAGGACGATGAACTAGCAGAGGCTCCAGTGAATGATAGCGCCGTAGGATTAAGTACAGCGGTCATGATGTTGGAGGGTGAAAAACTCAACCCCATTACAGAAGATCCAAAAATTGATCCACCTCGAATTGCAGATGCAGTACAAGATGTCCTGGCGTCCAGCAAGAGTGATGTCAGAATGGTAGATGCAGCCGTAGACGAAATCATCATGCCAAATACAATGGATAATCCTTCTAGCTCTAATGCTGTTTCGACTCCATTTCCTGAGCAGAAGCGCACTGATCACGTTAGTCATCTTGAGAGCAAAAGCCCAGCTGTCGATGCATCATCCAGCAAAGTGGTAACTTCAGATGAAGTTTCAGCTGTTCCAGGTGTTGCTTCAAGCAGCCATCAAGCACCAGGAGGCTCTTCCACCAGTTTCGCAGAATTGTTTGGTTCGGAGTCTGGCGTCGAGTCGGAGTCGGAAGACTCGATGCCAGAAATTAATGACGGGGACCCTGACTCTGACTAG